ACGACGTCGCTGAACCTGGCGTCGTCGGCGGCCACGATCAGATCACATGCCCAGATCAGCATCAGCGCCGCCGAGATCGCGTTGCCCTGCACCTGCGCGATGGTGATCTTGCGCAGATCCCGCCAGCGCCGGGTGTTCTCGAAGTAGTAGTGCCACTCCTGCAGGTAGGTCCGCTCGGCGATGGCGTCCCGGGTGCCGCCGTTGATCCGGAAGGTCGGGTGCTGGGCGGGTCCCGGGGTGCGTTCCAGCACCGCCTCCTCCGACCCGAGGTCGTGGCCGGCGGAGAAGTTCTTGCCGCGCGCGGCCAGGATGACCACCCGAACCCGGTCGTCGGCCTCGGCGCGGGTGAACGCCTCGTCGAGTTGCACCAGCAGCGTGCGCGACTGCGCGTTCTGAGCGTCCGGCCGGTTCAACCAGATCCGCGCGATCCGACCGTCGTCCAGGGTCTCGTAGGTGACCCGCTCGACCGCGTCACCGCCGTTCGCCTGGGCGCTCGCTGTCGTCGACTCCTCCTGGCTCGCCATCGCCCCTCACCTCACTCGCTCTCGTTCTGCGTGCACCTTACGGGGGTACGCCGAGCGGACGGTCACCGGTACCACAGCAACCCCGCAGACGTGACGCCGGTCGCAGGTCGGAGCGCGAACCCGAGCGGGCGGGCAACACCGGGCGGCCGGCGCGGCGGCTCTCTAGAATCGCGCCGTGAGCAGTTCGCACCCCGCGTTCCGCCGAGTCCTGGGCGTCGCCGCATTGTGCGCGCTGACGGGCACCGGCGGCGCCCTCGCCGCCCTGCACGGCGGCGCCAGCGGCATCCCGCTGGCGAAATGCACCAGCGGTGAGGAGCACGACGTCTACACCACGACGTGCGTGCCGTTCCTGGCACCCCGAACTCGACGGCATCCCGTGCATCGGGGCCAGCGCCAACGCGTGCTTCGCCCTGGCCGAGTCGCAGGGCCTGGGCACCCCCGAGGTCGTGCCCCGGACCTCGATCAGCGCCAGTCCGTAGCCGCTCGCCCCATCGCCGAAGCTGTGCACGATCGCCCCGGCTTCCCTAGAATCGTGCCGACGACCTGGTCAATTACCAGCAACAATCGAACAGGACAGGAAACGTGACGATGGCGACCTCCAAGCTTGCACTTCGACGACTCATCTTCGCCGGTGGTTTCGCGGTTGCGGTTGCCGCAACCCCCGCAATCGCCATCGTCGCGATGCCCGCCCCGGACACGGCTCCGGTCGCCCAGCCCTGCAACGGCGGCGAGGAGCCCGACCAGTTCACCGGGATGTGCGTTCCGCACACCGTCCCCAACGCGGGTCCGTCCCCGTTCAAGACGGAGCCGGGCAACCCGGACATCCCGACGATCATGGGTATCCCGTGCACCGGCCACAACACGGGTGAGTGCATCGGCCTGGCCGAGGAGCAGCAGGCCATGACGGTGACCCCGCCGAAGTAGCCGGTGATCAGCCACAGCCCGACGGTCACCAACTAACCAGCGGGTTCACAGTGGTGGCGGCGACGTCGCTAGAGTTGACGCATGGCTGCGAAATCTGATCCCGCCGAGCTCGGCGACGTCGAGCCGCTCGCCGACGACACCGCTCAGCAGGCCCGCCGGGTCGTGGCCGCCTACGCCAACGACGCCGACGAGTGCCGCATGTTCCTGTCCATGCTGGGCATCGGGCCCTCGAAGATCGAGGCGTAAGTGGCTCCGGAGGGCGGCCGGCAGGTCGACCCCGGGAATTCCGACTTTGTCGTGGTAGCCAATCGGTTGCCAATCGACATGGAACGGCTACCAGACGGCACCACGACCTGGCGGCGGAGCCCCGGGGGCCTGGTGACGGCTCTGGAACCACTGCTGCGTCGTCGGCGCGGCGCCTGGATCGGCTGGCCCGGCATCCCCGATGCCGGCGAGGAGCCGATCGCCCAGGACGACATGACCCTGCGGCCGGTGAACCTGACCGCCCAGGACATCGCCGAGTACTACGAGGGCTTCTCCAACGCCACGCTGTGGCCGCTGTACCACGACGTCATCGTCAAGCCCAGCTACCACCGCGAGTGGTGGGAGACCTACGTCAAGGTCAACCGGCGGTTCGCCGAGGCGGCGGCCGAGACCGCCGCCGAGGGCGCGACGGTGTGGGTACAGGACTACCAGGTGCAGCTGGTGCCGAACATGCTGCGCGAGTTGCGGCCGGATGTGACCATCGGCTTCTTCCTGCACATCCCGTTCCCGCCGGTCGAGTTGTTCATGCAGATGCCGTGGCGCACCGAGATCATCGAAGGGCTGCTCGGCGCCGACCTGGTCGGGTTCCACCTGCCCGGTGGGGCGCAGAACTTCCTCTACCTCGCCCGCCGGCTGGTGGGCGTCAACACCACCCGCGCCAACGTCGGGGTGCGCTGCCGGTTCGGCGAGATCGACCTGGGCAACCGCATCGTGCGGGTGGGCGCGTTCCCGATCTCGATCGACTCCCAGTCGCTCGATCAGCAGTCCCGGTCGCGGGCGATCCGGCAGCGGGCCCGCGAGATCCGCGCCGAGCTCGGCAACCCGCGCAAGATCCTGCTCGGGGTGGACCGGCTGGACTACACCAAGGGCATCGACGTCCGGCTCAAGGCGTTCTCCGAACTGCTCGACGAGGACCGGATCAAGGGCACCGACACCGTGCTGGTGCAGCTCGCCACCCCGAGCCGGGAACGGGTGGAGAGCTACATCGCGATGCGCGAGGACATCGAACGGCAGGTCGGCCACATCAACGGTGAGCACGCCGAGGTGGGCCACCCGATCGTGCACTACCTGCACCGCCCGGTTCCGCGGGATGAGCTGATCGCGTTCTTCGTCGCCGCCGACGTCATGCTGGTCACCCCGCTGCGCGACGGGATGAACCTGGTCGCCAAGGAGTACGTGGCCTGCCGCAGCGACCTCGGCGGAGCGCTGGTGTTGAGCGAGTTCACCGGCGCGGCGGCCGAACTGCGCCAGGCCTACCTGGTCAACCCGCACCACCTCGAGGACGTCAAGGACGCGATCGAGCGGGCGCTGAACCAGACACCGGAGGAGGGCCGGCGGCGGATGCGGGCGCTGCGGCGGCAGGTGCTCACCCACGACGTCGATCTGTGGGCGCGGTCGTTCCTCGACGCGCTGGCCACCACCAAACTGGAGTGACCCCTAGATCGGCGTGACGTTGTCGATCAGCCACTTGCCGTCGACCTTCTTGTAGTCGACCCGCACCCGGCTGCCCTGGTAGACCGGCTCCTTGGACTTGTCGGTCGTGGTGTGGTTCAGGTACACCAGCACCGACGCCGCGCTCCGGCTCGCCTGCATCACCCCCACGCCGACCACGTGGGCCTGGCTGACCACCTGGCGTTCCCGCGCCTGCGAGATGATCCCGCGCTGCTCGATAAGCTGCTTGAACTCCTCCCGGAACGTCGGGGTCAGCAGCGGGTAGATCTCGTTGTGGGTGCGCTCGACGGTCTGGTAGTCGTAGGTGTACATGCGGGGCAGTTGTTCGGCCGCCAGCTGCGGGAGCTCGGCACGGGCGGCCTGTTCGCCCCGCAGCGCCACCCGGTCCCAGTAGAACGCCCCGCCGATCGCTGCCGCGCCGACGAACCCGACCGCCAGCACGATGCCGACCAGCGTGACCAGCGTGGGCACCCAGCGCCGGTTGCGGACCCCCATCAGTTGCCCCCGTCCGGGTACTTCACGTCGTAGCCGGTCATCCGCCCGGACTCGTCCTCGTGCACGATCACCCGGAACCGGTAGAACTGCGTCGGAAGGTTGTTGCCGTCCAGGTCGGTGATGGTGACCTTCGCCGCCACCAGCACCGCGGCGTTCTTGGACACCTCGTCGAGCTTCTCCAGCGCCGCACCGGAGATGGCGGCCTCGGAGCTGGCGTTGGTGCCGCGGAACAGCATCTTGAGGAATTCGGTGTTGTTGTCCTGGGTCAGCATCGCGTTCAGCGGCCCGCTGGTGCTGGCCACGAACCGGTCGACGCTCTCGTCGATGCTCTCCTGGTCGTAGCTGAACATGTTCACCACCAGCTGCGAGGCGGTGTCGACGAACCGCTGCTCGCGGGCCAGCGCCTGTTCCTCGGCGCGCTGCCGGTCGTGCATCCAGTAGGCCAGCCCACCCAGGGTCGCCCCGGCCAGGCTCAACACCACCAGTGCGACGACGGCGACGAGCCGCCGGTGCCCCGCACGCGGCCGCGGCGCGGCAGGTTTGACCACCCGGACGGTGGCGTAGTCGACCGTCGGCCGCACCGCGACACCGGCCGGCATGCTGCCGGCCGCGACGGTGTCGCCCGCCGGGCCCGGGGGCCGGGACGCCCGCCGGCGCGGGCGCGTCGTCGCGCTGGGTGTGGTCTGCGAGCCGTTGACGTCCGATGTCGACTCGTCGGTCACCGAGTTCCTCCTCGCGGGGTCCCGCCGAGAGCGCCCGTGCTGCGGCCGGTCACGGGTCGCCCGGCGAGCACGGCGATGACAGCCATCATCGTCTACGCCTGTTTCGGCGGCAGCATCAGGTCAGCCCAGTTCTCCGCCGGGGCGAACTTGTCGGTGCCGGCGGCGAACACACCGGTGCCACCCGCAGGGTCGACGAACTTGCCGTTGTGGTCGTAGGTGGTGAAGCTCGCCGGAGCCACCGTCGGGGCCTCGGCGGGCAGCGGCGCCTCGGGCGCGGGCGCCGGCGCGGGTGGTGGCGGCGGCGCGGGGCGGCCGTACGGGGGCACCACGTGATCCGGCGGCGAGAAGTACGGCCACGGCGGCGGCAGCGTCGGCCCCACCTCGTTCGGCGGGTACGGCAGCGGGTAGGGCGCATGCGGCGCCGGCCCCGGCCCCGGCTCGACCCCGGGCGGCAGCTGCACCACCGGTGGTCCCGGATCGGGGTCCACCTGCGGCGGGATGTAGGGGAACTTGTTGGGCGGCAGGATGTTGCGCCCCACCTCCGGGGTGTCGTCCTCGCGCTGGTCCATCGGGGTGCCGACCGGCACCGGAGCACCGCGCCACGGGTTGTTGCCGATCGGCTTGTACCCCTCCGGATCCCGGCACAGCTGCACGGTCGGCGCCCGCTTGCCCGGGAACTCCATGCACGGGTAGTTGCGCGCCCCGCGCACCACCGCGGGATCGTTGTGCGGCGTCTTGCAGTACAGATCCTTGGGCAGGTCCCGCAGCGTCTCGTCGGCCGGCGAGCGCATCTCGCTCGGCGGCAGGAACCCGGTCAGGCACGGCGGCGGATCCTGCAGGTCGATCTTGAAGTCCAGCTTGCCGCCCTCGTCGGCGGGCACCCCGCCGGCGACGGTCAGCAGGGCCGCCATCAGCGCGGGGAACACCACCAGGGCGTGCTCGATCGACTTGCTGTAGATGACGCCGATGCGCCCGAAGTTGGCCAGGTTCGCGGCCAGCACCGGGAACGACGGCCGGATGCCCGCGAACAGTTCGTTCGCCCGTTCGGTCGCCCCGGGCACCGTCTTGAGCGTGGTGCGGAACTGCTGATCGGCGCCCGCCAGTTCGCCGGTCAGCCGCGCCAGCCCGTCGGCCAGCGAGCGGATGTCGTCGCCGCTGCGCATCTGGGCCTCCAGGAACGGGCCGGCCTGATCGATGAGCTGGTTGATCTGCCCATAGTTCGCGTTGGCCTCGTCGACCAGCAGCCGGGACGACTCGATCAACCGGGCCAGCTCCGGGCCGGAGCCGTTGAACGCGTTGAACGTCTCGCGCAGCAGGTCCTGCAGCCGGGTGTTGTTGACGCTGTTGACCAGTCGATCGGCCTCGTCGAGCAACCCGGCGACGTCCTGGCCGATCGCGGTGCGGTCCAGACCGATGTGCGATCCGTTGCGCAGCACCGACGGCGACGGGTCCTCGTTCTCCGGCGGCACCAGGTCGACGTACTGTTCACCGACCGCCGACACGCTCTTGACGGTGGCGGTCACGTTGTCGGGCACTTTGGTGCTGCTGCTGAGCCGCATCTGCGCGACGACGGCGTCGTCGGAGAGCTTGACCGACTCCACCCGGCCCACGG
The window above is part of the Mycolicibacterium hassiacum DSM 44199 genome. Proteins encoded here:
- a CDS encoding enoyl-CoA hydratase, translating into MASQEESTTASAQANGGDAVERVTYETLDDGRIARIWLNRPDAQNAQSRTLLVQLDEAFTRAEADDRVRVVILAARGKNFSAGHDLGSEEAVLERTPGPAQHPTFRINGGTRDAIAERTYLQEWHYYFENTRRWRDLRKITIAQVQGNAISAALMLIWACDLIVAADDARFSDVVAVRLGMPGVEYYAHPWEFGPRKAKELLLTGDSIDADEAYRLGMVSKVFPRDQLEEKTLEFARRIAERPTMAALLVKDSVNAAADAMGFTEALRHAFHIHELGHSHWAAANENRYPVGLPPDVPDWRSLGAPKVARRDEP
- a CDS encoding alpha,alpha-trehalose-phosphate synthase (UDP-forming), which produces MAPEGGRQVDPGNSDFVVVANRLPIDMERLPDGTTTWRRSPGGLVTALEPLLRRRRGAWIGWPGIPDAGEEPIAQDDMTLRPVNLTAQDIAEYYEGFSNATLWPLYHDVIVKPSYHREWWETYVKVNRRFAEAAAETAAEGATVWVQDYQVQLVPNMLRELRPDVTIGFFLHIPFPPVELFMQMPWRTEIIEGLLGADLVGFHLPGGAQNFLYLARRLVGVNTTRANVGVRCRFGEIDLGNRIVRVGAFPISIDSQSLDQQSRSRAIRQRAREIRAELGNPRKILLGVDRLDYTKGIDVRLKAFSELLDEDRIKGTDTVLVQLATPSRERVESYIAMREDIERQVGHINGEHAEVGHPIVHYLHRPVPRDELIAFFVAADVMLVTPLRDGMNLVAKEYVACRSDLGGALVLSEFTGAAAELRQAYLVNPHHLEDVKDAIERALNQTPEEGRRRMRALRRQVLTHDVDLWARSFLDALATTKLE
- a CDS encoding virulence factor Mce family protein; the protein is MLTRLTRVQLSIFAIVTVLTVGAISIFYLQVPAALGIGTYRVTADFEAAGGLYANANVTYRGVTVGRVESVKLSDDAVVAQMRLSSSTKVPDNVTATVKSVSAVGEQYVDLVPPENEDPSPSVLRNGSHIGLDRTAIGQDVAGLLDEADRLVNSVNNTRLQDLLRETFNAFNGSGPELARLIESSRLLVDEANANYGQINQLIDQAGPFLEAQMRSGDDIRSLADGLARLTGELAGADQQFRTTLKTVPGATERANELFAGIRPSFPVLAANLANFGRIGVIYSKSIEHALVVFPALMAALLTVAGGVPADEGGKLDFKIDLQDPPPCLTGFLPPSEMRSPADETLRDLPKDLYCKTPHNDPAVVRGARNYPCMEFPGKRAPTVQLCRDPEGYKPIGNNPWRGAPVPVGTPMDQREDDTPEVGRNILPPNKFPYIPPQVDPDPGPPVVQLPPGVEPGPGPAPHAPYPLPYPPNEVGPTLPPPWPYFSPPDHVVPPYGRPAPPPPPAPAPAPEAPLPAEAPTVAPASFTTYDHNGKFVDPAGGTGVFAAGTDKFAPAENWADLMLPPKQA